Proteins encoded by one window of Streptococcus sanguinis:
- a CDS encoding carbohydrate ABC transporter permease, giving the protein MTQSSYDNASMVQVFKEGTWDVKLSFLVMGLSNLVNKQFIKGLLFLFSEIAFLIAFAVQIIPAIGGMITLGTQEQGEAIKKVNGLEITVQVAGDNSMLMLIFGLASLIFCAVFAYIYWCNLKSARHLMALKQSGQKIPNFVEDFKTLADGRFHMGLMSIPLIGVLLFTILPLIYMICLAFTNFDHNHPAPKSLFDWVGFSSFGDVFSGRMASTFFPLLGWTLIWAVAATATTFFFGIVLALLLNTKGLKYKKVWRTLFVITIAVPQFVSLLLMRNFLNDNGPLNGLLQSLHLIQHPIPFLSDPVWAKFSIILVNMWIGIPFTMLVATGIIMNLPSEQIEAAEIDGASKLQIFKSITFPQILLIMAPSLIQQFIGNINNFNVIYFLTGGGPTNSSYYQAGSTDLLVTWLYKLTVSAKDYNLASVIGILIFAISATFSLLAYTRSASFKEGTAK; this is encoded by the coding sequence ATGACTCAGTCATCCTATGACAATGCATCCATGGTTCAGGTCTTTAAAGAAGGAACCTGGGATGTCAAACTCTCTTTTCTGGTAATGGGACTGAGCAACCTTGTAAACAAACAATTTATCAAGGGGCTGCTCTTCCTCTTCTCAGAAATTGCTTTCCTGATTGCTTTTGCAGTCCAAATCATACCAGCTATTGGCGGCATGATTACATTGGGGACTCAAGAGCAGGGAGAAGCTATCAAAAAAGTTAACGGCTTGGAAATCACAGTTCAAGTAGCCGGTGACAACTCTATGCTGATGCTGATTTTTGGACTTGCTTCTCTTATCTTCTGTGCAGTCTTCGCCTACATCTACTGGTGTAACCTGAAAAGTGCTCGTCACTTGATGGCTCTCAAGCAGTCCGGTCAGAAGATTCCTAACTTCGTTGAGGACTTCAAGACGCTGGCTGACGGACGATTTCACATGGGCCTAATGAGCATCCCTCTTATCGGAGTACTGCTCTTTACCATCCTGCCTCTGATCTATATGATCTGTTTGGCCTTTACTAACTTTGACCATAACCATCCAGCTCCTAAATCACTCTTTGACTGGGTTGGCTTCTCTAGCTTCGGTGATGTTTTCTCAGGTCGCATGGCTAGCACCTTCTTCCCACTTTTAGGCTGGACCTTGATTTGGGCGGTTGCTGCGACAGCTACTACTTTCTTCTTCGGTATTGTTCTCGCTCTCTTACTCAATACCAAAGGCCTCAAGTACAAGAAAGTTTGGCGCACACTCTTCGTTATCACTATTGCTGTACCCCAATTCGTATCCCTGCTCTTGATGCGTAATTTCCTGAATGACAATGGACCTTTGAACGGATTATTGCAAAGCCTCCATCTCATTCAGCATCCAATTCCATTCTTGAGTGACCCTGTTTGGGCTAAGTTCTCAATCATCCTTGTCAATATGTGGATTGGTATTCCATTTACCATGCTGGTAGCGACTGGGATTATCATGAACCTACCTAGCGAGCAAATCGAAGCCGCTGAGATTGATGGAGCTAGCAAGCTTCAAATCTTCAAGAGCATTACTTTCCCTCAAATTCTCTTGATTATGGCGCCATCACTCATTCAGCAGTTTATCGGAAACATTAACAACTTCAACGTTATTTACTTCCTGACAGGCGGTGGACCTACTAACTCTTCCTACTATCAGGCAGGCTCAACTGACCTCTTGGTTACCTGGCTCTATAAACTGACTGTTTCTGCCAAGGACTACAATCTAGCATCTGTTATTGGTATCCTGATCTTTGCAATCTCTGCAACCTTCAGCCTCTTAGCCTATACTAGATCCGCATCATTCAAGGAAGGAACTGCTAAATAA
- a CDS encoding extracellular solute-binding protein, with the protein MKTWKKVVLGSVSLLAAGTLLAACSSNSSKESSSSKADSKTLKLWVPTGAKDSYSDTVSKFEKESGYKVDVVEMEDPNAQENLTKDASTAADVFSLPHDQLGKLVEAGAIQEVPSNMAEEIKKNDTEQAAIGAQYKGKTYAFPFGIESQVTYYNKSKLSADDVKSYETITSKAKFGGNLKEVNAYATAPLFLSVGDTLFGKDGEQVDGTNWGNEAGVNVLKFIAAQKNNSGFVNVDASNLLAKFEDGSVDAFQSGPWDYAAAEKAVGKDNLGISVYPTVNIGGQDVQQKAFLGVKLYAVNQTPSNGDTDRIAASYKLAQALTSKESQENQFKFEGRHIIPANKEVQESEDVKKDALAQAVITMGSSDTYTTVMPKLSQMSVFWTESAAILSDAYNGKFGEDQYLAKLQQFDKDLAAAK; encoded by the coding sequence ATGAAAACATGGAAAAAAGTAGTATTGGGCAGTGTCAGCTTGCTGGCTGCAGGAACGCTGTTAGCAGCTTGTAGCTCGAATAGTAGCAAGGAGAGCTCTTCTTCTAAAGCCGATAGCAAGACCTTGAAACTTTGGGTACCAACCGGTGCTAAAGATTCTTACTCTGATACAGTTAGCAAGTTCGAGAAAGAATCAGGCTACAAGGTTGACGTAGTCGAAATGGAAGATCCAAACGCTCAGGAAAATCTGACAAAAGATGCTAGTACTGCTGCCGATGTTTTCTCTCTGCCACATGACCAACTTGGTAAATTAGTTGAAGCTGGAGCGATTCAAGAAGTTCCTTCTAATATGGCAGAAGAAATCAAGAAGAACGATACAGAACAAGCAGCTATTGGTGCTCAGTACAAAGGTAAAACTTATGCTTTCCCATTCGGTATCGAGTCACAAGTAACCTACTATAACAAGTCAAAACTTTCTGCTGACGATGTTAAGTCTTATGAAACCATCACTTCTAAAGCTAAATTCGGCGGAAACTTGAAAGAAGTTAATGCCTACGCTACTGCTCCACTCTTCCTTTCTGTTGGCGACACTCTCTTTGGTAAAGATGGTGAGCAAGTAGACGGAACAAACTGGGGTAACGAAGCTGGTGTGAACGTTCTGAAGTTCATCGCAGCTCAAAAGAATAACAGCGGTTTTGTAAACGTAGATGCTTCTAACCTTCTTGCTAAATTTGAAGATGGCTCAGTTGACGCTTTCCAATCAGGCCCATGGGACTACGCAGCTGCTGAAAAAGCTGTCGGCAAAGACAACCTTGGTATCTCTGTTTACCCAACAGTTAACATCGGTGGACAAGACGTTCAACAAAAAGCTTTCCTTGGTGTAAAACTTTACGCAGTTAACCAAACACCATCAAACGGCGACACTGACCGTATCGCAGCAAGTTACAAACTGGCTCAAGCACTTACTAGCAAAGAAAGCCAAGAAAACCAATTCAAGTTTGAAGGACGTCACATCATCCCTGCTAACAAAGAAGTACAAGAGTCTGAAGATGTGAAGAAAGATGCCTTGGCACAAGCTGTTATCACAATGGGATCTTCTGATACCTACACAACAGTTATGCCTAAACTTAGCCAAATGTCTGTCTTCTGGACTGAAAGTGCTGCAATCCTCAGCGATGCTTACAACGGTAAATTTGGTGAAGATCAATACCTCGCAAAATTACAACAGTTTGATAAAGATTTAGCAGCAGCTAAATAA
- a CDS encoding sugar ABC transporter permease, protein MKNRKKLSLLGIYVLLAVLAFIWLTPIIWIFLTSFRGEGSNAVPYFFPKTYTLDNYIRLFNNNTYPFVQWFMNTLIVATATCILSTLITVGMAYSLSRIKFKHKNRFLKLALVLNMFPGFMSMIAVYYILKALNLTQTLTSLILVYSAGAALGFYIAKGFFDTIPYSLDESAMIDGATRFQIFRTITLPLSKPIIVYTALMAFMGPWVDFIFASVILGDVKEKYTVALGLFQMLNKDAINKWFLPFTSGAIIIAIPITLLFIFMQKYYVEGVTGGAVK, encoded by the coding sequence ATGAAAAATAGAAAAAAACTCAGTTTATTAGGGATTTATGTCTTACTGGCTGTTCTAGCATTTATCTGGCTTACACCGATTATCTGGATTTTTCTGACCAGTTTCCGTGGTGAAGGCTCGAATGCAGTCCCTTACTTCTTCCCTAAGACTTATACTCTTGACAACTATATCAGACTGTTTAATAACAACACATATCCTTTTGTTCAGTGGTTTATGAATACCCTGATTGTTGCGACAGCGACCTGTATCCTGTCTACTTTGATTACCGTGGGTATGGCTTACTCACTCAGCCGTATCAAATTCAAGCATAAAAACCGTTTCCTCAAGCTGGCTCTGGTACTTAACATGTTCCCAGGTTTCATGTCTATGATTGCGGTTTACTACATCTTGAAAGCACTCAATTTGACGCAAACCCTGACTTCACTGATTCTGGTTTATTCAGCTGGGGCTGCATTAGGCTTCTATATAGCCAAAGGTTTCTTTGATACTATCCCATATTCTTTGGACGAATCCGCTATGATCGACGGAGCGACTCGCTTCCAAATCTTCCGGACTATTACATTGCCGCTGTCAAAACCGATTATCGTTTACACAGCGCTTATGGCTTTCATGGGACCTTGGGTCGACTTCATCTTCGCCTCTGTCATTCTAGGCGATGTCAAGGAAAAATACACAGTAGCTTTGGGACTTTTCCAAATGCTTAATAAGGACGCCATCAATAAATGGTTCTTACCTTTCACATCTGGAGCGATTATCATCGCTATCCCAATTACTCTTCTCTTCATCTTCATGCAGAAATACTATGTAGAAGGTGTTACAGGTGGAGCAGTCAAATAG
- the uvrC gene encoding excinuclease ABC subunit UvrC: protein MNKLIQSKLELLPTSPGCYIHKDKNGTIIYVGKAKNLRNRVRSYFRGSHDTKTEALVSEIEDFEFIVTESNIEALLLEINLIKENKPKYNIMLKDDKSYPFIKITNETYPRLIITRQVKKDGGLYFGPYPDVGAANEIKRLLDRLFPFRKCTNPPEKVCFYYHLGQCKAHTICQVDSQYFKELAQEVAAFLKGQDDQIIEDLRGKMAGAAQAMEFEKAAEYRDLIQSIGTLRTKQRVMAKDLQNRDVFGYYVDKGWMCVQVFFVRQGKLIERDVNLFPYYNDPDEDFLTYIGQFYQEKSHLKPNEILIPADIDEEAVRAIVDTKVLKPQRGEKKQLVNLAIKNARVSLQQKFDLLEKSIEKTQGAIENLGQLLNIPTPVRIESFDNSNIMGTSPVSAMVVFVNGKPSKKDYRKYKIKTVVGPDDYASMREVIKRRYSRVIRDGLTPPDLIVIDGGQGQVNIAKEVIQEQLGLDIPIAGLQKNDKHQTHELLFGDPLQVVELSRNSQEFFLLQRIQDEVHRFAITFHRQLRSKNSFSSQLDGIEGLGPKRKQNLMKHFKSLTKIKEASVDQIVEVGVPRAVAEAVREKLNPKTQEQEQAQLREVAEPQIGLE from the coding sequence ATGAACAAGCTAATCCAATCAAAGCTGGAACTGTTGCCGACCAGTCCAGGCTGTTACATTCACAAAGACAAAAACGGTACCATTATCTATGTCGGCAAAGCTAAGAATCTTCGCAATCGGGTTCGTTCTTATTTCCGTGGTAGCCATGATACCAAGACGGAGGCTCTGGTTTCTGAGATTGAGGATTTTGAGTTTATTGTCACCGAGTCCAATATTGAGGCTTTGCTGCTGGAAATCAACCTAATCAAGGAAAACAAGCCCAAGTACAATATCATGCTCAAGGACGATAAGTCCTATCCATTTATCAAGATTACCAACGAAACCTATCCGCGCCTAATCATCACGCGCCAAGTCAAAAAGGACGGCGGACTTTATTTTGGTCCTTACCCCGATGTTGGTGCGGCCAATGAAATCAAGCGTCTCTTAGATCGGCTCTTTCCTTTTCGTAAGTGTACCAATCCGCCTGAAAAGGTTTGTTTTTACTACCATCTGGGGCAGTGCAAGGCCCACACTATTTGCCAGGTAGACAGCCAGTATTTCAAGGAGCTAGCTCAGGAGGTTGCGGCCTTTCTCAAGGGTCAGGATGACCAGATTATTGAGGATTTACGGGGAAAAATGGCTGGCGCAGCGCAAGCTATGGAGTTTGAAAAGGCAGCGGAGTACCGCGACTTGATTCAGTCCATTGGCACCCTGCGAACCAAGCAGCGGGTTATGGCCAAGGATTTGCAGAATCGCGATGTCTTTGGCTACTATGTGGATAAGGGCTGGATGTGCGTACAGGTCTTCTTTGTCCGCCAGGGTAAGCTAATCGAGCGTGACGTCAACCTTTTTCCTTATTACAATGATCCTGACGAAGATTTTCTGACCTATATCGGCCAGTTCTATCAGGAAAAATCCCACCTCAAGCCCAATGAAATTTTGATTCCAGCAGATATTGACGAAGAAGCTGTCCGAGCCATAGTGGATACCAAGGTGCTTAAGCCCCAGCGAGGCGAGAAGAAGCAGTTGGTCAATCTCGCTATCAAAAACGCTCGAGTCAGTCTTCAGCAGAAATTTGACCTCTTGGAGAAATCTATTGAAAAGACCCAAGGTGCAATTGAAAATTTAGGGCAGCTTCTTAACATTCCAACACCTGTTCGCATTGAGTCTTTTGATAACTCCAACATCATGGGAACCAGTCCTGTATCGGCTATGGTGGTCTTTGTCAATGGTAAACCAAGTAAGAAGGACTATCGCAAGTATAAGATTAAGACTGTGGTAGGACCTGATGACTACGCCAGTATGCGTGAGGTCATTAAGCGACGCTATAGTAGGGTGATTCGTGATGGACTGACTCCGCCTGATCTGATAGTCATTGACGGAGGACAGGGCCAAGTCAATATTGCTAAAGAAGTGATTCAGGAGCAGTTGGGATTGGATATTCCCATCGCTGGACTGCAAAAAAATGATAAGCACCAGACCCATGAATTGCTCTTTGGTGACCCTCTGCAGGTTGTAGAATTATCCCGCAATTCGCAGGAATTTTTCCTACTCCAGCGTATCCAAGATGAGGTTCACCGCTTTGCTATTACCTTCCACCGTCAGCTCCGTTCGAAGAATTCCTTCTCATCGCAGCTAGATGGCATTGAAGGCTTGGGACCAAAACGCAAGCAAAATCTTATGAAGCATTTCAAATCTCTAACCAAGATTAAAGAAGCCAGTGTCGACCAAATCGTCGAAGTCGGCGTTCCACGAGCAGTGGCAGAAGCAGTGCGGGAGAAGTTGAATCCGAAAACTCAGGAGCAGGAACAGGCACAGTTGCGAGAGGTGGCGGAGCCACAAATAGGTTTGGAGTAG